The bacterium genome has a segment encoding these proteins:
- a CDS encoding diguanylate cyclase, with protein sequence MRRFKESIFGDLAVWMIIAGLSMGTVFPILMLAMGVPAVHALRWTTFLATVAAGAAAGYAGHRLAARLIRPELHGVVTRMREVCEDVREASFTKDWSMCTPETCSLTIASDDEIGQMAETFNELVKQLTHAHKLEEASTQQTETLSSKLELGELASVAVDLLLRQTEAGSGCLVAMIEGELRTLANFGFSDTDSILGNDRVLRTMETGQMQTVRVPKSISIDAVVGDFKPRQVIVQPITYEMKALGAVVLASDTMFGKDSMWILDLFTKGMGLALNNAITHTTLQKIAALDPLTGVYNRRLGMQRLRDEFLRAERDGTKLGVAMFDIDHFKKVNDTYGHLAGDRVLVAVTKAARGVLRESDVIIRYGGEEFLVVLPGATASDAKAVGERIRSEVEACAVEDGDRSIRVTVSVGLANYHPERIRLEEDLVRKADDALYTAKEGGRNRVVYSAEESWTQPGAPPGDLRPATCAVP encoded by the coding sequence ATGCGCCGCTTCAAGGAATCGATCTTCGGGGATCTCGCCGTCTGGATGATCATCGCCGGCCTGTCCATGGGCACCGTCTTCCCCATCCTGATGCTGGCGATGGGGGTGCCCGCCGTTCACGCCCTGCGCTGGACCACTTTCCTGGCCACCGTGGCGGCCGGGGCGGCCGCGGGTTACGCCGGCCACCGCCTGGCCGCGCGCCTGATCCGACCCGAGTTGCACGGCGTGGTGACACGCATGCGCGAAGTCTGCGAAGACGTTCGCGAGGCGTCCTTCACCAAGGACTGGTCCATGTGCACGCCCGAGACATGCTCGCTGACGATCGCTTCGGACGACGAGATCGGCCAGATGGCCGAGACCTTCAACGAGCTGGTCAAGCAGCTGACCCATGCGCACAAGCTGGAGGAAGCCTCGACCCAGCAGACGGAGACCCTTTCCAGCAAGCTCGAACTGGGGGAGCTGGCGTCGGTGGCGGTCGATCTGCTGCTGCGGCAGACGGAAGCGGGCTCGGGCTGCCTGGTCGCTATGATCGAAGGCGAACTGCGGACCCTCGCCAACTTCGGGTTCAGCGACACGGACAGCATCCTGGGCAACGACCGCGTGCTCCGCACCATGGAGACGGGGCAGATGCAGACGGTGCGCGTGCCCAAGAGCATCTCCATCGACGCCGTGGTGGGCGACTTCAAGCCGCGACAGGTCATCGTCCAGCCCATCACTTACGAGATGAAAGCCCTGGGCGCGGTGGTGCTCGCGTCGGACACCATGTTCGGCAAGGATTCCATGTGGATCCTCGATCTCTTCACCAAGGGCATGGGGCTGGCGCTCAACAACGCCATCACCCACACCACGCTGCAGAAGATCGCCGCCCTGGATCCCCTGACGGGCGTCTACAACCGTCGCCTGGGCATGCAACGGCTGCGCGACGAGTTCCTGCGCGCGGAGCGCGACGGGACGAAGCTCGGCGTGGCCATGTTCGATATCGACCACTTCAAGAAGGTCAACGACACGTATGGTCACCTGGCCGGCGACCGCGTGCTCGTCGCCGTGACGAAAGCCGCGCGCGGCGTGCTGCGCGAGAGCGACGTGATCATCCGCTACGGCGGCGAGGAGTTCCTGGTGGTGTTGCCCGGCGCCACCGCGTCGGATGCGAAAGCCGTCGGCGAACGGATCCGCAGCGAGGTGGAAGCCTGCGCGGTCGAGGACGGCGACCGGAGCATCCGCGTCACCGTCAGCGTCGGCCTGGCGAATTATCATCCCGAGCGCATCAGGTTGGAGGAGGACCTGGTCAGGAAGGCGGACGACGCCCTGTACACGGCGAAGGAGGGTGGCCGCAACCGAGTGGTCTACTCGGCGGAGGAATCCTGGACGCAGCCCGGCGCCCCCCCTGGGGACCTGCGACCTGCGACCTGCGCGGTGCCGTGA
- a CDS encoding UvrD-helicase domain-containing protein codes for MDLTTLNERQCEAVTAPDGPLLVVAGAGTGKTRVLTTRIAWLLAQRRCDPWEILAFTFTNKAAREMRERVDGLVGEGRAPGWIGTFHATGVRILRSDGAAIGLDPSFSIYDTDDSTRLIRKVAAAAGVDVKQYAPNMLRTVISRWKNEDLPPESAGREAADFREEKAASVYAAYEQGLRDSNACDFDDLILKTVHLLEEHDAVREKYASRFRHVLVDEFQDTNSLQLILVKALSSVHGNIFAVGDDDQSIYSWRGARIENMLDFEQYFPGTRLVRLEQNYRSTGMILDAANAAIAHNLRRKGKNLWTAGAAGDPLREELLGDEEDEAARLVEIVREEIGRGRRRGDVTVLYRTNAQSRALEDSLRLANVPYQIVGATAFYERREVRDVLAYLKLVNNPHDALAALRVLNVPRRRIGDASAARLLALAEREGCTLGEAAARPHLLEQDLNRPACERIRAFFEMVTGWRAMLAGLSVPELVERVIEDVDFVRHLERDDPLTASARNENVAELVNGAYAFHEASDGGDLGQFLAQTALVADADTIRDDEGVVRLMTVHAAKGLEFPVVIVAGVEERLMPHASNLDDEDALEEERRLFYVALTRAQRRIHLLHTRMRRRFGQRELCLPSRFLGEIPDALIERVGEEPVAGTSLAELFGGRAQAPDGAARVRHPAMWAGATPVDWNQEASQEVVIFHPGQLVTHPTLGVGTVVRVEGGGDNLKLSIDFPDGERRHFLARFARIRPLDR; via the coding sequence ATGGACCTGACCACCCTCAACGAACGTCAATGCGAGGCCGTGACGGCGCCGGACGGACCGTTGCTCGTGGTCGCCGGCGCGGGCACCGGCAAGACGCGCGTGCTCACCACCCGGATCGCCTGGCTGCTGGCGCAGCGGCGCTGCGATCCCTGGGAGATCCTGGCGTTCACCTTCACGAACAAGGCCGCCCGCGAGATGCGCGAGCGCGTGGACGGGCTGGTGGGAGAAGGCCGCGCGCCCGGGTGGATCGGCACCTTCCACGCGACCGGCGTGCGCATCCTGCGCAGCGACGGCGCCGCGATAGGCCTGGATCCGTCGTTTTCGATCTACGACACCGACGACAGCACGCGGCTGATCCGCAAGGTGGCCGCCGCTGCGGGCGTGGACGTCAAGCAGTATGCCCCGAACATGCTGCGCACGGTGATCAGCCGCTGGAAGAACGAGGACCTTCCACCCGAGAGCGCCGGCCGCGAAGCCGCCGACTTCCGCGAGGAGAAGGCGGCGTCCGTGTACGCCGCCTACGAGCAGGGGCTGCGGGACAGCAACGCCTGCGATTTCGACGACCTGATCCTCAAGACGGTGCATCTGCTGGAGGAGCACGACGCGGTGCGCGAGAAGTACGCGTCCCGCTTCCGTCACGTGCTGGTGGACGAGTTCCAGGACACCAACTCCCTGCAGCTCATCCTCGTCAAGGCCCTGTCCTCGGTGCACGGCAACATTTTCGCCGTGGGCGACGACGACCAGTCGATCTACTCGTGGCGCGGGGCCCGCATCGAGAACATGCTCGATTTCGAGCAGTACTTCCCGGGCACGCGGCTGGTGCGTCTCGAACAGAACTACCGCAGCACCGGCATGATCCTCGACGCCGCCAACGCCGCCATCGCCCACAACCTGCGCCGCAAGGGCAAGAACCTCTGGACCGCAGGCGCGGCCGGCGACCCGCTGCGCGAGGAACTGCTCGGGGACGAGGAGGACGAGGCGGCGCGCCTGGTGGAGATCGTGCGGGAGGAGATCGGGCGCGGGCGGCGTCGCGGCGATGTGACGGTGCTCTACCGGACCAACGCGCAGAGCCGCGCCCTGGAGGATTCGCTGCGTCTGGCGAATGTCCCCTACCAGATAGTCGGTGCCACGGCCTTCTACGAACGTCGCGAAGTGCGCGACGTGCTCGCCTACCTGAAGCTGGTCAACAATCCCCACGACGCGCTCGCCGCCCTGAGGGTGCTCAACGTGCCCAGGCGGCGCATCGGCGACGCCTCGGCCGCCCGGCTGCTCGCCCTGGCCGAACGCGAGGGATGCACCCTGGGCGAGGCGGCGGCCCGGCCTCATCTGCTGGAGCAGGATCTCAACCGTCCCGCCTGCGAACGCATCCGGGCCTTTTTCGAGATGGTCACCGGCTGGCGGGCGATGCTCGCGGGTCTCTCCGTCCCGGAGCTGGTGGAGCGCGTGATCGAGGACGTCGATTTCGTGCGCCACCTGGAGCGCGACGATCCCCTCACGGCGTCCGCCCGCAACGAGAACGTCGCCGAGCTCGTCAACGGCGCCTACGCCTTCCACGAGGCCAGCGACGGCGGCGACCTGGGCCAGTTCCTCGCACAGACCGCCCTGGTGGCCGATGCGGACACCATCAGGGACGACGAGGGCGTGGTGCGCCTGATGACCGTCCACGCGGCCAAGGGGCTGGAGTTTCCCGTGGTCATCGTGGCCGGCGTGGAGGAGCGCCTCATGCCCCACGCCTCTAACCTGGACGACGAGGACGCCCTGGAGGAGGAGCGGCGCCTCTTCTACGTGGCGCTGACACGGGCGCAGCGCCGGATCCACCTGCTGCACACGCGCATGCGGCGCCGCTTCGGTCAGCGCGAACTCTGCCTGCCCTCGCGTTTTCTCGGCGAGATCCCCGACGCGTTGATCGAGCGCGTGGGAGAGGAGCCCGTCGCTGGTACCTCGCTGGCCGAACTCTTCGGCGGCCGCGCGCAAGCGCCGGACGGGGCGGCCCGTGTACGCCATCCCGCGATGTGGGCCGGCGCGACACCGGTCGACTGGAACCAGGAGGCATCCCAGGAGGTGGTGATCTTCCACCCGGGTCAGCTTGTCACCCACCCGACGCTGGGTGTCGGCACCGTGGTCCGGGTGGAGGGCGGTGGTGACAACCTCAAGCTCAGCATCGACTTCCCCGACGGCGAGCGCCGTCATTTCCTGGCCAGGTTCGCCAGGATCCGCCCCCTGGACCGATAG
- a CDS encoding BamA/TamA family outer membrane protein — MNRRHRLRRILAATMLAAAVCLAPGAADAYYFGRNKVQTRNVDWRVLVTPHFEITHASDAEELAVRASIVAERTYREYADRLDHELETRIPFILYASHTAFAQTNISDEMLGEGTGGFTEPVRNRMVLPYAGSHADFVHVIRHEMVHVFMFDMVFGSSRRTMPRSPFFNIPLWFAEGVAEWYSSGWDAEADMYIRDATTNDYLWPLSQVGGFMVYKQGQAAARMISEQYDEQKLVEMWRTLARSRSMDRTVSYSLGLDREDLDREFQLEMRRRYWPAYGDLEAPDTAARRLTDHVEEKIGFNHRPAISPDGEHIAFFSDRDGLVSLYLMSALDGKVLRRLAQGYRADRFESLRAFQSDISFSPDGREVVFVARSGNAETLHTIDVASGRVTRSLRLGLDGATSPAWSPDGRWIALVGTIAGRTDLYLLDLRRGETPGVTRPLAVRALDGGAALIRVTDDAGDEASPAWSPDGALLAFSHNPCAEVIYEFEIDPDGERRLLWARYRGDDDTLAAWHEQPSDLVFLDPFGGERRSLRPGAGSWRDPVWTGGRSLCVVADERGIDNLAALQLSPSGAHVDSVRVLTNVAGGVSQPSYAPGADRLVFGAFHRGGWDIYCADVYGEWSQREPGGSRPAPIPLSPPASAGRVGGPPPTRDPDVVGEVREYHPRFSVDMSGALQGGAVFFSPQAGLAMANEIHLSDLLGDHRMSFLVNVYGSFSDSDLAASYAFLKRRIDLGAGLFHYKNYYNTVLTSVGEVLPHDTFFSERNYGLYAFAAYPFSTFRRVSLELQALASEQTSYRLDPTGIYLAEADKRTYRLLQPMLTFVHDSAFYGDYGPVTGGRLLVQFAPSLPVGGNTLSRRTAVFDYRHYWLPWRRNSFALRLMGAGSFGDDARAFVLGGPFTLRGYDFYDYQDISHLAGPKIALMNLEYRLPLLDALIFGWPTRWGFGPIGATLFFDAGAAWTDRFRPFGDDATGRWGMRDLRGAYGIGIRTRLGFIPLKFDWGRRTDLRDAGRTEFHFSIGPEF; from the coding sequence ATGAATCGACGACACCGCCTACGCAGGATCCTGGCGGCGACGATGCTCGCCGCAGCCGTCTGCCTGGCGCCAGGTGCCGCCGACGCCTACTACTTCGGGCGCAACAAGGTCCAGACCCGGAACGTGGACTGGCGGGTGCTGGTCACGCCCCACTTCGAGATCACGCACGCCTCGGACGCCGAGGAGCTCGCGGTCCGCGCCAGCATCGTCGCCGAACGGACCTACCGGGAATATGCGGACCGTCTGGACCACGAGCTGGAGACCCGGATTCCGTTCATCCTCTACGCCTCTCACACCGCCTTCGCCCAGACCAACATCTCCGACGAGATGCTGGGGGAGGGCACCGGCGGTTTCACCGAACCGGTGCGCAACCGCATGGTGCTGCCCTACGCGGGGTCGCACGCCGATTTCGTGCACGTGATCCGTCACGAGATGGTGCATGTCTTCATGTTCGACATGGTGTTCGGCAGTTCGCGTCGCACCATGCCACGCTCGCCCTTCTTCAACATACCGCTGTGGTTCGCCGAAGGAGTGGCCGAGTGGTACAGCAGCGGCTGGGACGCCGAGGCGGACATGTACATCCGCGACGCCACGACCAACGACTACCTCTGGCCCCTCTCGCAGGTCGGCGGATTCATGGTCTACAAGCAGGGCCAGGCTGCTGCGCGCATGATCTCGGAACAGTACGACGAGCAGAAGCTGGTGGAGATGTGGCGCACCCTGGCGCGCTCGCGCAGCATGGACCGGACGGTCAGCTACTCTCTCGGCCTGGACCGCGAGGATCTGGACCGCGAGTTCCAGCTCGAGATGCGCCGCCGCTACTGGCCCGCCTACGGCGATCTGGAGGCTCCCGACACGGCCGCGAGGCGACTCACCGATCACGTCGAGGAGAAGATCGGCTTCAATCACCGGCCCGCCATCTCGCCGGACGGGGAACACATCGCCTTCTTCTCCGACCGCGACGGGCTGGTCAGCCTCTACCTGATGTCGGCACTCGACGGCAAGGTGCTGCGTCGCCTCGCCCAGGGCTACCGTGCGGATCGTTTCGAGAGCCTGCGCGCCTTCCAGAGCGACATCAGCTTCTCGCCCGACGGCCGCGAGGTGGTCTTCGTCGCCCGCAGCGGGAACGCCGAGACGTTGCACACCATCGACGTGGCTTCGGGCCGGGTGACCCGCTCGCTGCGTCTCGGGCTCGACGGCGCCACGTCGCCGGCCTGGTCGCCGGACGGCCGCTGGATCGCGCTGGTAGGCACGATCGCCGGGCGCACCGACCTCTACCTCCTGGACCTCCGCCGCGGCGAGACGCCGGGAGTGACGCGCCCCCTGGCCGTGCGCGCACTGGACGGCGGGGCGGCCCTGATCCGCGTCACCGACGACGCCGGCGACGAGGCTTCGCCGGCCTGGTCGCCGGACGGCGCCCTGCTCGCCTTCTCGCACAATCCATGCGCGGAGGTGATCTACGAGTTCGAGATAGATCCGGACGGCGAGCGCCGGCTGCTCTGGGCCCGCTACCGCGGGGATGACGACACGCTCGCCGCTTGGCACGAACAACCCTCCGACCTGGTTTTCCTGGATCCCTTCGGCGGCGAGCGCCGCAGCCTGCGTCCCGGTGCCGGCTCCTGGCGCGACCCGGTCTGGACCGGCGGGCGTTCCCTCTGCGTGGTGGCCGACGAACGCGGCATAGACAACCTGGCGGCCCTGCAACTCTCGCCGTCCGGTGCCCACGTCGACTCGGTGCGCGTTTTGACCAACGTCGCCGGCGGCGTTTCACAGCCCAGCTACGCCCCGGGTGCCGACCGACTCGTCTTCGGGGCCTTCCACCGGGGCGGCTGGGACATCTACTGTGCCGACGTCTACGGTGAGTGGTCGCAGCGGGAGCCCGGCGGCAGCCGGCCCGCACCGATCCCGCTCTCTCCGCCGGCGTCGGCCGGGCGTGTCGGCGGACCGCCGCCCACACGCGATCCGGACGTGGTGGGGGAAGTGCGAGAGTACCATCCGCGCTTCTCGGTGGACATGAGCGGCGCGCTGCAGGGAGGAGCCGTCTTCTTCTCGCCCCAGGCCGGGCTGGCCATGGCCAACGAGATCCATCTCAGCGACCTGCTCGGCGACCACCGCATGTCCTTCCTGGTGAACGTCTACGGCTCGTTCAGCGACAGCGATCTCGCCGCGTCCTACGCCTTCCTCAAGCGCCGGATCGATCTGGGCGCCGGACTGTTCCACTACAAGAACTACTACAACACGGTGCTGACCAGCGTGGGCGAGGTCCTGCCCCACGATACCTTCTTCAGCGAGCGCAATTACGGCCTCTACGCCTTCGCCGCTTACCCCTTCAGCACCTTCCGGCGCGTCAGCCTGGAATTGCAGGCCCTCGCCTCCGAGCAGACCAGCTACCGCCTCGATCCCACCGGGATCTACCTGGCCGAGGCCGACAAGCGGACGTACCGCCTGCTGCAACCCATGCTGACCTTCGTGCACGACAGCGCCTTCTACGGCGATTACGGGCCGGTGACCGGCGGTCGCCTGCTGGTGCAGTTCGCGCCCTCGCTCCCGGTGGGAGGGAACACGCTCTCGCGCCGGACGGCCGTCTTCGACTACCGGCACTACTGGCTGCCCTGGCGACGCAACAGCTTCGCCCTGCGCCTGATGGGCGCCGGCAGCTTCGGCGACGACGCGCGCGCCTTCGTCCTGGGTGGCCCGTTCACGCTGCGCGGCTACGACTTCTACGATTACCAGGACATCTCGCATCTGGCGGGCCCGAAGATCGCCCTGATGAACCTCGAGTACCGTCTGCCCCTGCTGGACGCGCTCATCTTCGGCTGGCCGACGCGATGGGGCTTCGGCCCCATCGGCGCCACGCTGTTCTTCGACGCCGGCGCGGCCTGGACCGACCGCTTCCGGCCCTTCGGCGACGACGCGACGGGACGCTGGGGCATGAGGGACTTGCGTGGAGCCTACGGAATTGGTATAAGAACCCGCCTCGGCTTCATCCCCCTGAAATTCGACTGGGGCCGCCGCACCGACCTGCGCGACGCGGGACGGACCGAGTTCCACTTCAGCATAGGCCCGGAATTCTGA